The Macadamia integrifolia cultivar HAES 741 unplaced genomic scaffold, SCU_Mint_v3 scaffold2552, whole genome shotgun sequence genome includes the window CATATTTCAATTGGTTTACAATGTACACAGAAAATAcaatttcaagaaaataatgggagaaagaggaaataAGGGGAAGTCAATAATCAATACATTTTCGGAACATAGACGGCACTCAATTGGGAACTCGCTGACCGTTGCACTCGATTAGAATATTCAAATGGGGCCAGTGTTCCAATGTTGACGTAGAAGAAGCGTTATGTGTTATGATTTTTATTCTAGAACAGAGATACACCTAATGTGGAAGGGAGAGAcagacaccaaaaaaaaagttagtggagggagagaaatagtttgagaaaaaaaaatggaaattttttttggtagaaagaaaatggaaactgGAAAGGAGGAGTACGAGAAGTAAAAAGAAgtggaaaaaagagaaggagagattaTGGACAACTGGAGAGTTTGGTGGAGAGAAGTTAAGAGGAATGAGTTTAAAAGAAAGTGGGAggagtttgagagaaaaaaggaaaatagagaaaattatttAGAAAAGTGGGGGGAGTTTGAGAGAAATAaggataaataaaaagaaaatttatgaaATTGAGGTAATAGAGGAAGACGTATGAGAGTGTGAGCGAGAGTAAGAGAAAAAAGacagatggaggaagggagACTGTGAGtaagtgagtgagtgagtgagagagacgaaatttagaagaaaaaaaaaaagggcctaGATTgtattggttaaaaaaaaaatctactcaACTAAGggaaaataagaggaaaataaatagtaaaggaagaagaaattacgATGAAAGAACTAAAGCAAGACCAATCCATCCCTAGTCCGAAATAGAATTGAAATCAAGTATACTTGGATTAGGAACCAATGGGTATTTGGTTCTTCATCCATGATCCAACCCTTCTGTCTTctgattttctttctctatttccctcGTTGATCCCTTTTTTGAAGCTTAGATGATAAAGAAGTGAGTTATACAAGTTACAGACCTCAGAACTCATAACTGAACATGTCGTCTACTTAATAAAAGTTTGTCCTTAAATTCTCAATCTCTGTTCCAGCTGGCCTTGCTCTTCCCTGTCCGAATAGAATGTCCGAATAATCTATTTAAGCTTGAGATGCAATGAAAATCCTTTCGATATTATGATTCTATGGAGTTTCagtcaaaacccaaaacccacgtttttttttttctcttgtgggTCTGTAATATAGAATGTTTTTGAAGTGAGTGTTCATCGAGGAGAAGAGGGTTGATGGTGTTTGCTTCATGTGATTGATCAGTTTCTTGTTGGGTTTTGGTTGTTGATGAGAATGGTGTCAATCATGTGTCGGAATTTTGATATTAGCGGAGCTGGGTTAGATTTTGTTGGTTCTGGTGCTCTTCTAGTCGATGTGGAACTTCTTATGTTGGATTCTCTTTCAGTAACTGCGCAAAGGAAATAGCTATGAGTGTTAATAGAGGATTTGGAACCCGAAAATTGATATACAGGAGGAataaaatcattgggtgtagaGGACTTTCGACTACGCCATGCTGGTTCTTATGACTTTTGGTTTGTTAACTGTTTTTCTCTAAAATCATTAGTTCACTTCTCATTTAAGTTTATAGGCTTTCTATGACTGTGTTTGGGttcaaatttcatattttcagtggtTGCTCAAGATCCCAAATCAAACATTGGATGTCAATCTGAAGCCTACTCCCCCTATTTCAGTTACAAATTTAATGGAAGTGGTTGCTGATGACCTTCTGACTCTGAATAAAAATCTCCTCTCTGTATCATGTATCATGTATCATGGTATCATCCATCCTCCCTAATGGAGCAAAAAAATCTAGCTAAAAAGACCAGCCAGAACGACGCATGTGTGCATGGGTTAACTAAGAAGGAATGCAGAGTTCCTTAGAGTTATAGTGCTTACCAGAAAATAAGGTGGATGATGAGTTGCCAATAGCCACAGGTGTGGAAGAAGCCCCCAAGCCAAGCCTTGAAGAATCTCCTGCCAgtgatgatgttgatgatgatgatatgaaGTTCAAAGGCGGAAGTTAGAGATCtcaagagagaaatagaaggcTTTCGATCTTTAAGCTTCTTAGgagctttgagagagagagagagaaagagagagagagaagagaggggaaCGTGGGAGGAAGGTGAGTAAAAATAAAgtggtaaaaaaaagaaagagtggGAGGAACGTGTGacagagggagggagagaaagagttttaagaaaaaaaaaaagggaaagagagagttttagtaagaaaaggaaagaaaaagttttaattaaaaatagaaagtgaataaaatctttTGAGAGTGgaagtgagagaaagagttttagtaaaaaaaaaggaaagaataatgGGAAAAATCGTgtgaaagtgagagagagagagtgagagagataaataatatttaaatattataaaaatataataatataaagggtaccaacaatttaagaaaataaaaataaatgaaaagaagagataATGAAGGAGAAATCGTgtgaaaatgagagagaaagagagagagataaatagtATTAAagtattataaatataataatataataataatataaagggtaccaacaattaagaaaaaaaaacatggaaAGAAGAGATAATGAAGGAGAAAGGACAAAATTGTCAactgaaagatttgccacttcgtgcttatatatatatatatgggggtTGAGGTACCATTTTCGATCAAATGTCCAAGAAAACGGACTTTTGttagaaaaaattccattttccgTTTTGAAAGGACAAGGCTATTAGAtttgataatttgataaaaAGTTCTTAAATGTTTGAGATGCTGATCCACTGAATCAGAAAAAACTAAAACGTCATCAATGTAGACAATTGTAAATTGTCCATAGGAATTAATGATGTCgttcataatatatatatatatatatatattttgtccTGTAAACTATATGATTCCAATGTCACAAATTTAATGATTTTCATCCCACTGAGGCTATCATATTGGCCTAAGGGATTCTGGAGGAAAGGGAGACATTCCCCGTAAAACCGGGGTAAAACGAAACAAGCCCCGGCATAGGGAGACTAGGATGTAAAACACTAAAAGGAAAAGGgtatttttagtcattttgaTACAAAGACTAGGGTTTATCTGGTCGAGAAGACCCTATAATGGTTTCACAGTTGTTTCATTTTAAGAACAGGTAGGATTTTGAGGTCTAATTCTATATTAGGAGCTAGGGTTTTTCGAGGGATTCCTCAGATCAAGCCATGGCCACCATTGCTAATGTTTTATCACAAAAAGaattagggggtgtttggttcggtaattctttgggatgacattctttagaatgataattcttaatttttgaagttgtttggttccactagaatgaccctcataagtgagcatcctacttcccatgaatgattATATAACAAaagatgtgttccaaatctgagtttacctcaacacttaaactcagatttgagcaacgtttttaccacctaatatgAAAGGAGATAACGGAAAGAcattctctacggaagccaacaTCTCAACCCGCGACCTCTCAAACCACGACTGCACCTGTGACCTCTCAAACCGCGACAGTCTCATCGGTGACTGGTAagccctccatctctctctctctctctctctctttctctctctcgatttcatggagttttaggtttaggtttttaaaatcaaaagctctctattttgatttcatggagttgtagggTTAGGTTTTAAAACTAGAAGCTctttcatggagttgtagggttaggtttttaaaaccagaaggtctctattttgattttatgGAGTTTATTTcgatttcatggagttgtagggTTCGGTTTTTAAAACCAGAACCTACcgctttctctttcctctctctctctctctctcgctttctcTGTCTATAGCTCTCTATTGTGTTTTCATTTTGTAAGGTTAGGTTCTTAAAACCAGAACCTATGGCTCTCTCTTTTCATTATGTTGTAAGcattatttttaggttttttaacTCAGACTACATATGATCTGTTCATGGATATATAGCAGTGGCGATTGAAGTGATCTGCTCTCTGGTTCGCCTGCCCTCCCACCAATGACGTTTGCTTCAGCCAGCCGGCGACTCTACAAATTTGGATTTagtattctcctcctcctctctccccctctctatGTTTGTCTTGCATTTTGGACTTGGTTCATGAGGATCAGTTAATCAGGTCCGCTATCAGTCTTTATGAGGATCGGTTAATCAGGTCTGCTATCAGTTTGTGAATTGCAAGTTACTACAAATTTTGTGCATATTATCTACCTTATTTTTAGTTTGAGATATTTGTTGACACATTACTTGTGGCATTTGAATGCCTCATATTTCTTACAATATGTAGCAccccaataaaataataaataaatacatcTAACAGTATTTGATATGGTAATTGGTACAGCATTATTGTGGATAGAAATTAGTTTAGTGAATATCATGGAATAAAAATTGCAGGTTACATTTTGATTTGGCAGGTTGAAAGAATGGTTTtgcagagatttttttttttaggttcctTGATCAATTTTGTTTTGAGTGGTTGTTATGGTGAAGTAATGGAAGTTGTAGTTGTTGCTGGTAACAGACTTAGAGGGAATGCTTGTAGGAGTATAAGACAAAGGAAAATAGGTTTCAGTGTCTAAAATTTTCTACTAGAAATGAAGAGGATGAGAGTACTATTACCTGTGGATTACTTGTGAAAAGCCCCTTGTGAGACCAAGTTGTTGCCTGCCAATGGAAAGTTCTCTTGATCCTAACGACCTTATTATTGTTGATCCTCACTATGCTTCAGTTTCTAAGATACATCATCTCTTATATTCAGAAGCATTTCATTTGAATTCTTTTGTCTGAAAGCCTGAAATTTTTAAttcgttctttctttcttttaatagttTTGATTTCTCTTCTTTGAATACATTATTGGTTTTCTGAAGTGCTTGTTTAATTCTAAATTGTATATTTACGTAAAAAAatggatagtgatgatgaatatGACGAGTATTATCAGAGGCGCAAGAAAGTAATAATATTTGCGGCTACTGCAGTTGTTATAGCAGTGGAAGAGTATAAGAAACTATTTCTATGTAAACAACCTTATCGTAATGAGACTCAACGTGGCTCCGTTGAGACACAACGAATCATTGGACATACTAACAAGACATGTCGAAACATGATAAGAATGAGTCGAAAGGCGTTCTTTAACCTATGTCAAGTGATGCGTGCCAAGGGTCTTCTGTATGATACAATTAACGTTCAAGTGGAGGAACaagttgttatttttttatatgcaaTCTGTCATAATGTTAAGAACCGCGTCCTCTTACATTTGTTTGGGCATTCAGGTGAAACTATCAGTCGGTATTTCAATGGTGTTTTGGGAGCAGTTCTCAAACTGTACCCGGCATTGTTGAAGCCTCCAAGTACCATAACACATGAGCGAATATCAAGTAACCATAGGAGCTTTTACCCTTACTTCAAGGATTGCATTGGAGCCATAGATGGATTGCATATCCCTGCATGGGTACCAATTGCTCAACATCGAACATTTCTCGATAGGAAGGAAAATATATCGCAAAATATCCTATCAATatgtgattttgatatgaagttCACATATATACTTTCTGGTTGGGAAGGATCAGCATCTGATTCACGAATATTAGATGATGCCATTCACAGAGAAGGTGAGGCAAAGCTACCAATTCCTAGAGGTAAATTCTATCTTGTAGATGAAGGGTTTGCAAACCAGAAGGGGTTCTTAAGACCCTACCGTAACGTTCGATACCACTTGAAAGAGTGGAGAAATTCGAATGTTTCACCTGCCGACAAGAAAGAATTGTTCAACTTGCATCATTCAAGATTAcgtaacataattgagcgggctTTTGGACTGttgaagtcaagattcaagattttGAAAACCCAACCAAAGTATCTTTCAAGACTCAGGCTAGGATTGTACAAGCTTGTTTTATGATACACAATCATATCCTTACCCAAAATAGTgttcaagaagaagaggaatggcTTGAACAGGAGAATGCAGTTACAAGTGAGAATACtaatgaagaagcagaagacaatGAAGAAGATAGTGATGAGGATTCTGACGTTGTTGATGAAGATGATAATTTTGATCAAGATCAATTCCGAGAGGAGATGGctgattatatgtggaatgaTTAGATGGCAGGAGATGATTCAGATGAAGAAATGCATGATTCTTCATATGAATCACAAGAAGATACAAACTGAATCCATTTGTCTTTTGTCCTAACTACTTGATCTAGACTTGGTTTCATTTTAAGATTTTGTAATTTGAACTACATGAACATGTTTTGTGTGTCTTGGCTTGTAATAACTTTTTTCAGTTCATGGTTTCACTATTAATATGCATTCTTTGGaatattatgcttttttttttttatagttacagttatttcctcttttttttttttttttgggctgaaTATTTGATATTAGGATTCATTGTAGCAATGATGGACGCAGTTGAGGGTTCTAACTCAAAAATTGCTACATGGCCTTCTGAGATATCTCACTACTTTTTGGAGCATCTTCCACACCTACAacaaaagggaaagaattgAGATAATGGTTTGAAAAAGAACAATTTCAAGTAGTCTCAACTGAATTATATGATAGATTTCATATGAAATATGATTGGGGACAATGCCGCAATCACTACAGGATATGGAAAGCAAAGCTGAAGTCGCTTGTTGACTtgcaaaaaaatagaagaatggGTTGGAATGACCATGAGGAGCAGTTTGATACACCACAACATATGTGGAATGAATTCAAGGTTAATTAAATGTTTGATACATTATTTCTAGATTGTTAGAAAGTTATACAAAAAGTAAAGTTAACAGTTTACTATTCTGACAATCCAAGAGTTAATTATCATTTtgttttttagaaaaaagagcAAAGATTTTGGAAAGAGCATAGAGTACTTCCCATTCACCTACAAATTGTTGAATGGTTGCGTAATGAAATTGCTACCGGGGCTGGATCTTCACACCCATCCGATGCAATCAATGAGGACCAGCCTTACATTCCAGTGCcaattgatgaagaaattaGCTTGGACAATTATGATGCTATTGATGATAATGTTGGTGAAAGTGCCCATTATACTCCCAATGCAAATAGCAATCGTTCCCGTGGTAGGCCTAGTTCAGGGGTAACaagtaaagagaagaagaaaaaaggaggtgCAGAGAAGGTTAGTAGTCCTTTGAAGGTGATAGCCAATGCAATTGTGGAGATGGCCAAGCAAGACCCCCGGAAGGAATTTGCAAAAAACTTATGTATTGAGATTGATGCACTTCCAGGAGTTgagtttgataaaaaaaattacgtaCTAAACAATTCTTCATCCAACATAAGGAATTGGCTCCCATCTTCTTGAATGCCAATGAGGCAGATAAGCCTAAGGTGTTTGAACACTACATGAAGAATATCAAAGATGGTGGTCAAGATTGAGGACGTGtcgctttatttatttatgattagtGTGTTGTTTCAAAACATAAGTAAATATTAACTAGACAATTTATGACAAACATTTGAAATGCTTATTTTGGTGATGTAATAGTGACTCGATTTTTGAACTCTCTCATTTAAACTGATCAGCTGGTGATTGGTAAGCTTCTGTAAGTAGGTATTATGAGTTTTATTGGAAAGTAATAGAGTTGGATGTCTGTTTATCTAGAATGCTCATGGAAATATATGGTAAATTAGTTTTTGCCATGGTGTGTGATCCTTCATGGGTCGTCTGATTCGGAAGAGCAAAGCTACAACAGTAAATTTTCTGCATACTAACAATTTCTGCATGCAGGGTTTTGCTGCTAGTCTTGTGCTGAGTATTTCTTTCTTAGACTTGGCACATAATGCTTTGAATTCCATTGGCTTCTTGCAAGGAAATCTTTGGGTAAGATAAACTTTCAGGGTATTAATAATTAAATGGTTCATAGATGGGGCATTACTTTCAGGTTATGTAAGTAACATATACATTCAATATGTGTAGCATTACTGCTTAAGAGAAATTTGAGCGTCAAGCCCGCTCCTCAACGTTGGCAGGAAAATGCTGCTGATGGTTCCTTTGATGTGGTATTTACATTTGAAGAAAAGGTTTTCGACATGGTAATTGAAGGTCAATATGCATACAATTTCTGTGTTACTTAATTCTATTCTAATGATATGGTCATGCATATTTTATAGTTCACAGTAAAATATCCTTGAAGTGATTTAACTATTTGGTTGTCTTTACCTTTTGAATTGGTCTATACATGTTGGATGGAATTATTTCTCCTTTTGCTTCAATATTTGGGAGTGGAAAAAATAATTTGTTACTAGTTCAATGTAAATTGAATGTTCTTGTGCAAGATACTCCAAAACACCGATGCATGATGCCTTCACTTTTCTCCCTGTTTCATTTTCCTTCTTACCCTGGTGTTtggaaatatatataatattaatcTTTGCGAATTGTCTTCTGATTTTTG containing:
- the LOC122066741 gene encoding protein ALP1-like; translation: MDSDDEYDEYYQRRKKVIIFAATAVVIAVEEYKKLFLCKQPYRNETQRGSVETQRIIGHTNKTCRNMIRMSRKAFFNLCQVMRAKGLLYDTINVQVEEQVVIFLYAICHNVKNRVLLHLFGHSGETISRYFNGVLGAVLKLYPALLKPPSTITHERISSNHRSFYPYFKDCIGAIDGLHIPAWVPIAQHRTFLDRKENISQNILSICDFDMKFTYILSGWEGSASDSRILDDAIHREGEAKLPIPRGKFYLVDEGFANQKGFLRPYRNVRYHLKEWRNSNVSPADKKELFNLHHSRLRNIIERAFGLVQEEEEWLEQENAVTSENTNEEAEDNEEDSDEDSDVVDEDDNFDQDQFREEMADYMWND